In Mycobacterium sp. JS623, one genomic interval encodes:
- a CDS encoding adenylate/guanylate cyclase domain-containing protein, with protein MFSETRYAMNGDLRVAYRASAEGVRDIVVVSNWFANCELLPELAPVRGWVEAMTSLGRLILFDQPGTGVSDAVTPGALPTLEQWADSITAVLDDLQSREAVLVAVVGAFPAAAFFAATYPSRTTALVSLEGYSDPLDDHGGGEGPISEEGVAAMVAAWGTGEFQHLLNPDMPWNEDIRATWARYERLTASPATVALMAPLARLNVRALLPTIRVPTVVVHHNHDETITPEWGKNVADRISGAKYVQLPGRNVYHFVEPWRASFQEIAEFLTGHQAEVADDRVLATVLFTDIVESTRLAADMGDRDWHALLDAHDAVVRSQLARFRGREVNTSGDGFLATFDGPQRAIRSAMAIRDAVQALGIEVRAGLHTGECEVRGDDIGGIAVHIGARVSALARPNDVLVSSTLRDLVIGSGIEFEDRGAHQLKGVPGEWHLFAVVSA; from the coding sequence GTGTTCTCCGAGACGCGCTATGCGATGAACGGAGACTTGCGCGTCGCCTACCGCGCGTCGGCCGAAGGTGTGCGCGACATCGTGGTCGTCTCTAACTGGTTTGCGAACTGCGAACTCCTTCCGGAACTCGCGCCCGTTCGTGGGTGGGTCGAGGCGATGACATCGCTCGGTCGCCTAATCCTCTTCGACCAGCCGGGCACGGGAGTGTCCGATGCTGTCACGCCGGGCGCGCTGCCGACGTTGGAGCAATGGGCCGACAGCATCACCGCGGTGCTCGACGATCTACAAAGTCGTGAAGCGGTCCTCGTCGCGGTCGTCGGCGCATTTCCGGCTGCGGCATTCTTCGCGGCAACATACCCATCTCGCACGACAGCGCTGGTGTCGCTTGAGGGCTACTCAGACCCACTCGATGACCACGGAGGTGGTGAGGGGCCGATTTCTGAAGAGGGCGTCGCCGCAATGGTCGCCGCGTGGGGCACTGGAGAATTCCAGCATCTACTCAATCCGGACATGCCGTGGAACGAGGACATCCGGGCGACGTGGGCCCGATACGAACGCCTTACGGCGAGCCCGGCGACTGTCGCACTGATGGCCCCACTCGCGCGATTGAATGTACGGGCGTTACTTCCGACGATCCGCGTCCCCACTGTCGTCGTGCACCACAACCACGACGAGACGATCACGCCCGAGTGGGGCAAGAACGTCGCGGATCGCATATCGGGGGCGAAGTACGTCCAGCTTCCGGGGCGCAACGTCTACCACTTCGTCGAACCATGGCGGGCATCGTTCCAGGAGATCGCCGAGTTCCTCACTGGCCACCAGGCTGAGGTGGCCGATGATCGAGTGCTGGCCACGGTGCTGTTCACCGACATCGTGGAGTCGACACGGCTCGCCGCGGACATGGGCGACCGTGACTGGCATGCGCTGCTCGATGCGCACGATGCAGTGGTCCGGTCGCAACTCGCACGCTTCCGGGGCCGTGAGGTGAATACGTCAGGCGACGGCTTCCTCGCGACATTCGACGGTCCGCAACGAGCGATCCGCTCCGCTATGGCAATTCGCGACGCCGTGCAAGCGCTCGGCATCGAGGTACGTGCCGGGTTGCACACCGGCGAGTGCGAGGTCCGCGGTGACGACATCGGCGGGATCGCCGTGCACATCGGGGCGCGGGTGAGCGCACTTGCGCGGCCGAACGACGTGCTCGTGTCCAGCACGCTGCGCGACCTGGTGATCGGGTCGGGTATCGAGTTCGAGGACCGCGGTGCCCACCAGCTCAAGGGCGTGCCCGGCGAGTGGCACCTGTTTGCGGTCGTCTCGGCATAG
- a CDS encoding adenylate/guanylate cyclase domain-containing protein, whose protein sequence is MDRIWQWAWDRYGARYPWAVWLITFAEMLSAYLVWSSVIVALEKSSRYVEATAATAVAVAVMALVVMLPGNQVFRIAQRWAAGLEVDRAGALDATYTWARAALARSLGFMPASAALLLIVVGAIAGASGVTLVQYGILGAATGFAATLVTTHAFFEAAVRPIRAALAGDQPIGDGLPRARPTFATWLNLSTLGSLFWFAAMGVGLGIVLDRSGDVPPAVLAVAIATTLALILGVPITVGTVVAPSLRPIRDLAAGTERVAAGDYTQRLPVVQDDDLGALSASFNRMQAGLAERQRLRAAFGTYVDPALAARLLEQGDDVFTGERREVTVMFVDVRDFTPFAEANTAEDTVARLNALFEIVVPAVVDAGGHVNKFLGDGALAVFGAPHDLANHADAAVNAGVLIQRLVAEQFGGDLRVGIGINTGVVIAGTIGGGSHLEFTLIGDTTNVAARVEQLTKTTGDVILLTEQTVDALASRPSGLADRGSHALKGKSTAVQVFGLDPKGRVSI, encoded by the coding sequence ATGGACCGCATTTGGCAGTGGGCGTGGGATCGGTACGGGGCGAGGTACCCGTGGGCGGTCTGGCTGATCACGTTCGCAGAGATGTTGTCGGCGTACCTGGTTTGGTCGTCGGTCATAGTTGCTTTGGAGAAGTCATCTCGTTACGTCGAGGCTACGGCTGCAACCGCTGTTGCGGTGGCGGTGATGGCACTGGTGGTGATGCTTCCCGGTAACCAGGTTTTTCGCATTGCCCAACGGTGGGCGGCTGGGCTTGAGGTCGATCGTGCGGGCGCTTTGGACGCGACTTACACGTGGGCTCGGGCGGCGTTGGCGCGTTCGTTGGGCTTCATGCCGGCCTCGGCCGCCCTCCTCTTGATAGTTGTCGGTGCGATCGCCGGTGCGAGCGGTGTGACGCTTGTCCAGTACGGGATCCTTGGCGCAGCAACTGGATTCGCTGCGACGCTGGTGACTACGCACGCCTTTTTCGAGGCAGCAGTGCGACCGATTAGGGCAGCCCTTGCCGGGGATCAACCGATCGGCGACGGCCTCCCCCGCGCTCGTCCGACATTTGCGACGTGGCTGAACCTCTCGACCTTGGGCTCATTGTTTTGGTTCGCCGCCATGGGCGTGGGGTTGGGGATCGTGCTCGATAGGAGCGGTGATGTTCCTCCGGCGGTGCTTGCCGTGGCGATCGCGACGACGTTGGCACTTATCTTGGGTGTACCGATCACAGTCGGCACAGTTGTGGCGCCGTCTCTGCGTCCTATACGCGACCTCGCAGCCGGAACTGAACGTGTCGCGGCGGGCGATTACACCCAACGCCTTCCGGTTGTGCAAGACGATGACCTCGGGGCACTGTCCGCGTCGTTTAACCGGATGCAGGCCGGTTTGGCTGAGCGGCAGCGCCTTCGGGCCGCGTTCGGCACCTACGTCGATCCCGCCCTCGCTGCACGCCTGCTTGAGCAGGGTGATGACGTGTTCACTGGGGAGCGCCGTGAGGTGACGGTGATGTTCGTTGACGTCCGCGACTTCACGCCGTTCGCCGAAGCGAACACCGCCGAGGACACGGTCGCCCGACTCAACGCATTGTTCGAGATTGTGGTGCCTGCCGTTGTTGACGCCGGTGGGCACGTTAACAAGTTCCTCGGTGACGGTGCGCTGGCGGTCTTCGGCGCTCCTCATGATCTTGCGAATCATGCTGATGCGGCGGTGAACGCTGGTGTGCTGATTCAGCGTCTGGTCGCCGAGCAATTCGGCGGGGACCTTCGGGTCGGCATTGGAATCAATACCGGTGTGGTGATCGCGGGCACCATCGGCGGCGGAAGTCATCTGGAGTTCACCCTGATCGGCGACACCACCAACGTAGCCGCCCGCGTCGAACAGTTGACCAAGACAACGGGCGACGTGATCCTGCTGACCGAGCAGACCGTCGACGCGTTGGCGTCCAGACCGTCAGGACTCGCCGATCGCGGATCGCATGCCTTGAAAGGTAAGTCAACCGCCGTACAGGTGTTCGGTCTCGACCCGAAAGGCCGCGTCTCGATATAG
- a CDS encoding helix-turn-helix transcriptional regulator has protein sequence MSNNINEQWLSRQELADRYKLPVKTLAQWASMGTGPRYARMGRHVRYRLSDIADWEAERIQDRQDGTERGAPTREAAEPIASAAPRATDADTVRNQR, from the coding sequence TTGAGCAACAACATCAATGAGCAGTGGCTCAGCCGCCAGGAACTCGCCGATCGATACAAGCTACCGGTCAAGACTCTCGCACAGTGGGCCTCGATGGGAACCGGTCCGCGCTATGCGCGTATGGGTCGACACGTTCGATACCGTCTCAGCGACATCGCCGACTGGGAGGCCGAGCGGATCCAGGACCGCCAGGACGGGACTGAGCGCGGCGCACCAACGCGTGAGGCCGCCGAACCGATCGCCAGCGCGGCACCGCGGGCCACCGACGCCGACACTGTGAGGAACCAGCGATGA
- a CDS encoding universal stress protein, whose amino-acid sequence MGAYQTLVVGTDGSDTSLRAVDHAAAFAAANNAKLIIATAHLRNVDKGGWGRPARPDGVLDGRAEVVLGAEGDYKMHGMAPVYAVLREASERARAAGARNIEARPIAGDPVHALSRLAKEVKADLLVVGNVGLGTRSDKWIGSVPGNVLRRSKTDVLIVHTTD is encoded by the coding sequence ATGGGCGCCTATCAGACCCTGGTGGTCGGCACTGATGGCTCGGACACGTCATTGCGTGCGGTCGACCACGCAGCCGCGTTCGCCGCGGCAAATAACGCGAAGTTGATCATCGCGACGGCGCACCTGCGCAATGTGGACAAGGGTGGGTGGGGAAGACCAGCCCGTCCGGACGGTGTGCTTGATGGCCGCGCCGAGGTCGTCCTCGGGGCCGAGGGCGACTACAAGATGCACGGCATGGCACCCGTATATGCGGTTCTGCGGGAGGCCAGCGAGCGGGCCAGGGCGGCTGGGGCGAGAAATATCGAGGCGCGACCGATTGCGGGTGATCCGGTACACGCGCTCTCCCGCCTCGCCAAGGAGGTTAAGGCGGATCTGTTGGTAGTCGGCAACGTGGGCCTGGGAACGCGCAGCGACAAGTGGATTGGCTCGGTGCCGGGCAACGTCTTGCGCAGGTCCAAGACCGACGTCCTGATCGTCCACACCACCGACTGA
- a CDS encoding adenylate/guanylate cyclase domain-containing protein, with protein sequence MGIEVDIEASGLLHGLEGKGRRDREELIGWLLDRGFSMQQIRASRAAPMLLPSYRVLGDDGSFVSARQICESSGIDLDLLQRLQRAAGLPRIEDPDAAVLPRADVEAAAQAKTFIDFGAEPDDAVAVMRVLSDGLRRTAATMRDAGFKIWVKPGASETELAQAAERMAELAAPQLGPLVVAILMLQLRHTFETEWVSAAELSAGKLPGARTVAVAFADLTGFTRLGEVLSPEELEHVASRLTSLAHEVEGGPVRFIKTIGDAVMFVCPEPDPLLSAALELVNLAAQEGLPRLRVGVAAGMAVSRAGDWFGKPVNVASRITAIARAGTVLAAESVRHSAGSSSFRWSPAGTRRLKGVRGQVQLFQVTHLTN encoded by the coding sequence GTGGGGATCGAGGTTGACATTGAGGCGTCGGGTCTGCTTCACGGCCTTGAAGGAAAAGGGCGCCGGGACCGCGAAGAGCTCATTGGTTGGTTGCTTGATCGCGGCTTCAGCATGCAACAGATCCGCGCGTCGCGCGCGGCCCCCATGCTGCTGCCCTCTTACCGAGTGCTGGGCGACGATGGCAGTTTTGTGTCGGCCCGTCAGATCTGCGAATCGAGCGGCATCGATTTGGATCTCTTGCAGCGTCTGCAACGAGCGGCTGGCCTGCCCCGAATAGAGGATCCCGATGCAGCCGTTCTGCCGAGAGCTGACGTGGAGGCCGCCGCCCAAGCGAAAACCTTCATCGACTTCGGCGCTGAGCCCGATGATGCGGTGGCCGTCATGCGCGTGCTGTCTGACGGACTGCGCCGTACTGCGGCGACGATGCGTGATGCTGGTTTCAAGATTTGGGTGAAACCGGGCGCTAGCGAAACTGAGTTAGCTCAGGCCGCGGAGCGGATGGCAGAGCTCGCCGCACCGCAGCTTGGCCCACTTGTTGTAGCCATTCTCATGTTGCAACTACGCCATACGTTCGAAACAGAGTGGGTGAGCGCCGCCGAGCTGTCAGCCGGGAAACTGCCCGGCGCTCGAACAGTTGCAGTGGCATTCGCTGACCTCACGGGTTTCACTCGCTTAGGTGAGGTGCTATCTCCCGAGGAACTCGAGCATGTGGCTAGTCGTCTCACCTCACTTGCCCACGAAGTGGAGGGTGGTCCGGTTCGGTTCATCAAGACGATCGGCGACGCCGTCATGTTCGTGTGCCCTGAACCCGATCCGCTGCTGAGCGCAGCCCTCGAATTGGTGAACCTCGCGGCACAGGAGGGGTTGCCTAGGCTGCGGGTCGGCGTTGCGGCCGGGATGGCAGTCAGCCGCGCCGGTGACTGGTTCGGCAAACCGGTCAATGTGGCCAGCCGTATTACCGCAATCGCACGTGCGGGTACGGTGCTGGCCGCGGAGTCTGTGCGCCATTCTGCCGGTTCATCTTCTTTCAGATGGAGCCCCGCGGGTACACGTCGCCTCAAAGGTGTACGGGGCCAAGTACAGCTTTTCCAGGTAACCCACTTGACCAACTAA
- a CDS encoding site-specific integrase yields MPHTRVEETVFLTPDEFRLLRDHIERDRWKNLATWLVTTGMRFSEATALSAADIDRKAKTCRINKAWKYSGDYRPEIGPPKTKKSIRTISLPPAALEVIDLTAPGFLFTNGAGNPVRAQEFFNGGWKPGRESAMKAGLTKSPRVHDLRHTCASWMIQAGVPLPVIQQHLGHESIQTTIGVYGHLDRRSAQAAADAIGSALG; encoded by the coding sequence TTGCCGCACACGCGCGTCGAGGAGACGGTCTTCCTCACACCGGACGAGTTCCGACTGCTGCGTGACCACATCGAACGCGACCGCTGGAAGAACCTGGCCACGTGGCTGGTCACCACCGGCATGCGATTCTCAGAGGCGACTGCGCTTAGTGCCGCCGACATCGATAGGAAGGCCAAGACGTGCCGAATCAATAAGGCCTGGAAGTACTCCGGTGACTACCGGCCCGAGATCGGGCCGCCCAAGACGAAGAAATCGATCCGCACGATCAGCCTGCCGCCGGCGGCGCTGGAGGTCATCGACCTCACAGCGCCGGGCTTCCTGTTCACTAACGGCGCCGGCAATCCGGTTCGTGCGCAGGAGTTCTTCAACGGCGGCTGGAAGCCGGGACGTGAGAGTGCGATGAAGGCTGGGCTGACGAAGTCACCGCGTGTGCACGACCTCAGACACACGTGTGCCTCTTGGATGATTCAGGCCGGGGTGCCGTTGCCGGTCATACAACAACACCTTGGTCATGAGTCCATTCAGACGACAATTGGCGTATACGGCCATCTCGACCGACGAAGCGCACAGGCGGCGGCAGACGCTATCGGGTCGGCGCTCGGCTAA
- a CDS encoding N-terminal phage integrase SAM-like domain-containing protein, producing the protein MLWRQDGRQRSLTFENLPAAERFKTLLEDHGPDEALRIIELDEIGRHVPTVSEWLRTHIDNLTRVQPATLARYRTYVARDIGPVFGSMPITAVTETTIAKWVKQLGGSGKTIANKHGFLSGAFNAAV; encoded by the coding sequence GTGCTGTGGCGCCAGGACGGCCGCCAGCGCTCGCTGACGTTCGAAAACCTGCCTGCCGCAGAGCGTTTCAAAACTCTGCTGGAAGACCACGGTCCCGACGAGGCGCTGCGCATCATTGAGTTAGACGAGATCGGCCGCCATGTCCCGACGGTCAGCGAGTGGCTGCGCACCCACATCGACAACCTGACCCGGGTCCAGCCGGCCACCCTCGCGCGATACCGCACCTACGTGGCCCGCGATATCGGCCCAGTGTTCGGCTCGATGCCTATTACCGCCGTTACCGAGACGACGATCGCCAAGTGGGTGAAACAGCTTGGTGGCAGCGGCAAGACCATCGCTAACAAACACGGATTCCTGTCCGGGGCGTTCAACGCCGCGGTGTGA
- the sepX gene encoding divisome protein SepX/GlpR, translated as MPSIPQSLLWISLVVLWLFVLVPMLISKRDAVRRTSDVALATRVLNTGRGARLLRRGRPAAGHNSDPHWQPSDDDLDDDLDEEPHDESTERAVVRVAAVQSEFDSEPDYLDVDVIDEDSGALPVGASANEAVAEDEPGGQTGELPLDFGEEPGADELLADEAEAEYGPEAEYEPDAEYEPDGTEDEYEYVDDSSGLEAPSDTDLQIAESISAARRRRAEARAVTIDARKYKFRKRMLMVLTVATIVAGIAGVTLNPIAWWACGSIGALTLLYLAYLRRQTRIEERLRRRRAQRIARSRLGVENTDDHEFDVVPSRLRRPGSVVLEIDDEDPIFEHLDYAPFARDFDLPHAAGQ; from the coding sequence ATGCCAAGCATCCCCCAATCCCTCTTGTGGATCTCCCTCGTCGTGCTCTGGCTCTTCGTGCTGGTTCCGATGTTGATCAGCAAGCGCGATGCCGTTCGCCGCACCAGCGACGTGGCATTGGCGACGCGCGTCCTGAACACCGGCCGCGGTGCGCGGTTGCTACGGCGTGGCAGGCCTGCGGCCGGACACAACAGCGATCCGCACTGGCAACCGTCGGACGACGATCTCGACGATGACCTCGACGAAGAACCCCACGACGAGTCGACAGAGCGCGCGGTGGTGCGCGTCGCGGCAGTGCAGTCCGAGTTCGACAGCGAGCCGGACTACCTCGACGTCGACGTCATCGACGAGGACTCAGGCGCGTTACCGGTGGGCGCTTCGGCGAACGAGGCAGTCGCAGAGGACGAGCCCGGGGGCCAAACCGGCGAGCTGCCATTGGATTTCGGCGAGGAACCCGGGGCCGACGAACTCCTCGCCGACGAGGCGGAAGCCGAGTACGGACCCGAGGCCGAGTACGAGCCCGATGCAGAGTACGAGCCCGATGGCACCGAGGACGAATACGAGTACGTCGACGATTCCTCGGGCCTGGAGGCGCCGTCGGACACCGATCTGCAGATCGCCGAGTCGATCAGCGCCGCGCGCCGGCGGCGGGCCGAGGCCAGGGCCGTCACGATCGACGCGCGCAAATACAAGTTCCGCAAGCGGATGCTGATGGTGCTGACGGTGGCGACGATCGTCGCCGGTATCGCGGGGGTCACCCTGAACCCGATTGCGTGGTGGGCGTGCGGATCTATTGGCGCGCTCACACTGCTGTATCTGGCGTACCTGCGTCGTCAGACCCGAATCGAGGAGCGGCTGCGGCGGCGCCGCGCCCAGCGGATCGCGCGGTCGAGGCTGGGCGTAGAGAACACCGACGATCACGAGTTCGACGTCGTTCCGTCGCGGCTTCGGCGACCTGGCTCGGTGGTGCTGGAGATCGACGACGAGGACCCGATATTCGAGCACCTCGACTACGCCCCTTTCGCGCGCGACTTCGACCTTCCGCACGCTGCCGGCCAATAG
- a CDS encoding GNAT family N-acetyltransferase — protein sequence MNLWRSTSLHPGWPMPVGPLRVAGGLVRLRPVRLRDASSWSRIRLADRAHLEPWEPVTEVNWEVRHAVSSWPSVCSGLRSEARKGRMLPYVIEVDGEFTGQLTIGNVTHGALRSAWIGYWVASSATGGGIATAALALGLDHCFGPVMLHRVEATVRPENAASRAVLAKVGFREEGLLRRYLDVDGAWRDHLLVAITTEELNGSAAGALVREGHAQWA from the coding sequence ATGAACCTGTGGCGTTCGACTTCATTGCATCCCGGATGGCCGATGCCGGTCGGCCCGCTGCGGGTCGCAGGGGGATTGGTGCGACTGCGTCCCGTGCGTCTGCGCGATGCATCGTCCTGGAGCCGGATCAGGCTGGCCGACCGTGCACACCTGGAACCCTGGGAGCCGGTAACCGAGGTGAATTGGGAAGTGCGACATGCAGTTTCGTCGTGGCCTTCGGTCTGTTCAGGGCTGCGGTCCGAGGCCCGCAAGGGCCGGATGTTGCCATACGTGATCGAGGTGGACGGGGAGTTCACCGGTCAACTGACGATCGGCAACGTGACGCACGGCGCGCTGCGGTCGGCGTGGATCGGCTATTGGGTGGCCAGCTCGGCCACCGGTGGCGGGATCGCGACGGCCGCGCTGGCGCTGGGGCTCGACCACTGTTTCGGGCCGGTCATGCTGCACCGGGTCGAGGCGACGGTGCGGCCGGAGAACGCCGCGAGCCGCGCAGTGCTGGCAAAGGTCGGCTTTCGCGAGGAAGGACTGCTGCGGCGCTACCTCGACGTCGACGGCGCTTGGCGCGATCACCTGCTGGTGGCCATCACCACCGAAGAGCTCAACGGTTCTGCCGCGGGCGCATTGGTGCGGGAAGGCCACGCACAGTGGGCCTGA
- the glp gene encoding molybdotransferase-like divisome protein Glp, with product MRSVEEQQARVAAAAVAPRPVRVAIAEAQGLMCAEEVVTERPLPGFDQAAIDGYAVRSVDVLGVGGDDDGDGSDSDDDAGREVSLPVMGSIEAGARTPSRLQPRQAARVQTGAPMPTLADAVLPLRWTDGGESRVTVLRGVRSGAYVRRTGDDVQPGDVAVRAGTIVGAAQVGLLAAVGRERVLVHPRPRLSVMCVGGELVDISRTPGNGQVYDVNSYALAAAGRDAGAEVTRVGIVDTDPKELREVVEGQVNRAEVVVIAGAVGGAAAESVRSVLAQLGDMEVTRIAMHPGSVQGFGQLGPEGVPVFLLPANPVSALVVFEVMVRPLIRLTLGKRQPMRRVVQARTLSPISSVAGRKGYLRGQLMRDQDTGEYLVQALGGAPGASSHLLATLAEANCLVVVPTEAEQVRTGEIVDVAFLAQRG from the coding sequence GTGCGTTCGGTGGAGGAGCAGCAGGCCCGGGTAGCGGCCGCCGCGGTGGCGCCACGACCCGTCCGGGTGGCGATCGCCGAAGCCCAAGGATTGATGTGCGCAGAGGAGGTCGTCACCGAACGCCCGCTGCCGGGGTTCGATCAGGCGGCCATCGACGGTTACGCCGTGCGGAGTGTGGACGTGCTGGGCGTCGGTGGCGACGATGACGGTGACGGCTCGGACTCTGACGACGACGCAGGCCGCGAAGTCAGCCTTCCGGTGATGGGCTCGATCGAGGCTGGGGCCCGGACGCCGAGCCGGCTGCAGCCGCGGCAGGCCGCACGTGTGCAGACCGGCGCGCCGATGCCGACGCTCGCGGATGCGGTGCTGCCGTTGCGGTGGACCGACGGCGGCGAGTCAAGGGTGACGGTGCTGCGTGGCGTGCGGTCCGGGGCCTACGTCCGTCGCACCGGCGACGACGTCCAGCCTGGCGACGTCGCCGTGCGGGCAGGCACGATCGTCGGCGCGGCCCAGGTCGGTCTGCTGGCGGCCGTCGGTCGTGAGCGCGTGCTGGTGCACCCGCGGCCCCGGCTCTCGGTGATGTGCGTCGGCGGTGAACTCGTCGACATTTCCCGGACGCCGGGCAACGGGCAGGTCTATGACGTCAATTCCTATGCCCTGGCCGCGGCGGGCCGCGACGCCGGCGCCGAGGTGACCCGCGTCGGCATCGTCGACACCGACCCCAAGGAACTGCGGGAAGTTGTTGAGGGCCAAGTCAATCGCGCAGAGGTGGTGGTGATCGCAGGCGCGGTCGGAGGCGCCGCCGCCGAAAGCGTCCGCTCGGTGCTCGCCCAACTCGGCGACATGGAAGTCACGCGCATCGCGATGCATCCCGGGTCGGTGCAAGGCTTCGGCCAACTGGGCCCTGAGGGGGTGCCGGTGTTCCTGCTGCCTGCCAATCCGGTGAGCGCGCTGGTGGTCTTCGAGGTGATGGTGCGACCGCTGATCCGGCTGACGCTCGGCAAGCGCCAGCCGATGCGCAGGGTCGTGCAGGCCCGCACGCTGTCTCCGATCTCGTCAGTGGCGGGCCGTAAGGGCTATCTGCGTGGCCAGTTGATGCGCGACCAGGACACCGGCGAGTACTTGGTGCAGGCCCTCGGCGGTGCTCCGGGAGCGTCGTCGCATCTGCTCGCAACACTCGCCGAAGCAAACTGCTTGGTGGTGGTTCCGACCGAGGCCGAACAAGTCCGCACCGGCGAGATCGTCGACGTCGCGTTTTTGGCGCAGCGCGGCTGA
- a CDS encoding UTP--glucose-1-phosphate uridylyltransferase, with product MTRPEVPIPHTAVVPAAGLGTRFLPATKTVPKELLPVVDTPGIELVAAEAAEAGAERLIIVTSEGKDSVVAHFVEDLVLEGTLEARGKTSMLEKVRRAPALIKVESVVQAEPLGLGHAVGCVEGSLAPDEDAIAVLLPDDLVLPTGVLETMSKVRAKRGGSVLCAIEVDPTEISAYGVFDVEKVPDTNNPNVLRVKGMVEKPKAEDAPSPYAAAGRYVLDRAIFDALKRVPHGAGGEIQLTDAIALLIKEGHPVHVVVHRGSRHDLGNPGGYLKAAVDFALKRDDYGPELRRWLVERLGLIDC from the coding sequence ATGACACGGCCTGAGGTACCGATTCCGCACACTGCGGTCGTCCCCGCAGCGGGTTTGGGAACCCGGTTTCTGCCCGCGACCAAGACAGTGCCGAAGGAATTGCTGCCCGTCGTCGACACGCCCGGCATCGAATTGGTGGCCGCGGAGGCGGCCGAAGCGGGTGCCGAACGGCTGATCATCGTCACCTCTGAAGGCAAGGACAGCGTTGTCGCCCACTTCGTCGAGGACCTGGTGCTCGAGGGGACGCTGGAGGCCCGCGGCAAGACGTCCATGCTGGAGAAGGTGCGGCGCGCACCGGCCCTGATCAAGGTCGAGTCGGTGGTGCAGGCCGAACCCCTTGGCCTCGGGCATGCCGTCGGATGCGTGGAAGGCAGTCTGGCGCCCGACGAAGACGCGATCGCGGTGCTGCTGCCCGACGATCTGGTGTTGCCGACCGGCGTGCTGGAAACCATGTCGAAGGTGCGCGCCAAACGCGGCGGCTCGGTGCTGTGCGCAATCGAGGTGGATCCCACCGAGATAAGCGCCTACGGCGTGTTCGACGTCGAGAAGGTGCCAGATACCAACAACCCCAACGTGTTACGCGTCAAGGGCATGGTGGAGAAGCCGAAGGCTGAAGACGCACCGTCGCCGTATGCGGCAGCGGGACGCTATGTGCTGGACCGTGCCATCTTCGACGCGCTCAAGCGGGTTCCGCATGGCGCCGGCGGCGAGATTCAGTTGACCGACGCCATCGCGCTGTTGATCAAGGAGGGACATCCAGTACACGTCGTCGTGCATCGCGGGTCTCGACACGACCTCGGAAATCCTGGCGGCTATCTCAAGGCTGCGGTTGACTTTGCATTGAAGCGCGACGACTACGGCCCCGAGTTGCGGCGGTGGTTGGTGGAGCGATTAGGGCTGATCGACTGCTGA
- a CDS encoding 5-formyltetrahydrofolate cyclo-ligase has protein sequence MDAVAHSTKTELRAEILTARRALAPQLHDAEAHALCEHLPTFIEAGETVCAYVPVGSEPGSVELIDSLLRREVRVLLPVAHHDAAGLPVPLLWGEYRPGGLVQARFGLLEPTQPWLPADAIAVASAVLVPALAVDRTGVRLGRGAGFYDRSLPLAAPAARLVAVVRDDELVERLPAEPHDVRMTHALTPNSGLTALE, from the coding sequence GTGGACGCCGTGGCGCACTCGACGAAGACGGAGCTACGAGCCGAGATCCTGACGGCTCGCCGTGCTCTCGCGCCTCAGCTACACGACGCCGAGGCTCATGCGCTGTGCGAACATCTTCCAACCTTCATCGAAGCCGGTGAAACCGTATGCGCCTACGTGCCTGTCGGTTCAGAGCCCGGCTCGGTGGAGCTGATCGACTCCCTGCTGCGTCGCGAAGTTCGGGTGCTGCTGCCGGTCGCCCACCACGACGCGGCGGGGTTGCCGGTGCCACTGCTGTGGGGCGAGTACCGCCCCGGCGGCCTGGTGCAGGCACGGTTCGGTTTGCTGGAGCCCACGCAGCCGTGGCTGCCCGCCGATGCCATCGCCGTCGCCTCGGCGGTGTTGGTGCCGGCGCTCGCGGTCGATCGGACCGGGGTGCGGTTGGGCCGTGGCGCAGGCTTCTACGACCGCTCGCTGCCGTTGGCCGCGCCCGCCGCGCGACTGGTGGCCGTCGTACGCGACGACGAGTTGGTCGAACGGTTGCCCGCCGAACCGCACGACGTCCGGATGACGCATGCGCTGACGCCGAACAGCGGCTTGACCGCGTTGGAGTAG